CTTCCAGCTGGCCCACAACCTCGTGCTCGCCATGCCCGGCCTCGGCCGGCTGCGCAAGTACGGCACGGTGGCGGCGAACCCGGAGAACGCCGAGCAGGCCCTCGACTCGGGCGCCGCCCTGCTGGTGTATCCGGGAGGCGACTACGAGGTGCACCGTCCCAGCTGGCACGCCGGGCGCGTGGACTTCAACGGCCGCAAGGGCTTCATCCGCCTGGCGCTCGCCAAGGACGTGCCGATCGTGCCGGTGGTGTCGGCGGGTGGCCAGGAGACGGCCCTCTTCCTCAGCCGCGGGGAGCGCCTGTCCCGCCTCCTCGGGCTGGACGCGCTCCTGCGCCTCAAGGTGCTGCCGATCTCGCTCGCGCTGCCCTGGGGGCTCAACGTGGGCGACATGCTCGGCCACATCCCGCTGCCGGCGAAGATCACGATCCAGGTGCTCGACCCCATCGACGTGCGCGCCGAGTTCGGACGCGAGCCCGACCTGCGCGAGGTCTACGACGAGGTGCTGGGCCGCATGCAGGACGCGCTCGACGACCTGCAGGCGGAACGGCGCCTGCCCGTGATCGGCTGATGCGGATCGAGTGCACCGAGACGGTGGCGGCCCCGGCGGAGCGGGTGTGGGAGCTCGTCACCGATCCCTCGCGCTACCGCGACTTCTTCGCCGGCATGACCCGCTGGGACGTGGTGAGCGACAGGGAACGCGGGCTCGGCGCCCGCTACGACATCCGCCTGCGCGCGGGCGCGGCGGAGGTCGGGTCGCTCATCGAGATCGTCGAGTTCGAGGAACGCCGGGACATGGCGTGGACCTCGATCACGGGTCTCGACCAGCGGGGGCGCTGGCGGCTGCGCGAGCACGAGCCTGGATCCACCAAGGTCACCCTGCGGCTGAGCTACCAGGCTCCGGGCGGCCTGTTGGGGTTGGTGTCGGACCGGATGGGGGCACCGATCGTGAAGCAGCACCTGGAGCGCACGCTCGAGAACGTAAAACGGATGTTGGACGAGGAGGGAGACCACCAGATGGAGGGAGAGCAGACCGGCCTGCTGGGAGCCGTACAGGCGAGGCTCCACGCAGCCAAGGTGCTGGTGCAGGCAGGCATGATCAAGCCCGAGCGGCCCGACCGGGCGCTGCGGGCGCTCGCCGCGCTCCGCGAGTGGGGCCGGACGCCGGCCGCCGGCTACGTGGCCGGCGAGGCGCGGCGACCGCACGACGTCGCGATCATCGACGAGCTCGGGCAGCTCACCTTCGCCGAGGTCAACCGGCGCACCAACGCGCTCGCGAACGCGCTCGCGGATGCCGGCGTGTCCGAGGGCGACGGCGTGGGGATCATGTGCCGCAACCACCGCTACTTCATCGAGTCCACGGTGGCCTGCTCGAAGCTCGGCGCGCACGCGCTCTACCTCAACACCGCCTTCGCCGGGCCCCAGCTTGCCGAGGTCGTGAAACGCGAGAAGCCCCGGCTGCTGATCTACGACGAGGAGTTCGCGGAGCTCCTGTCGGAGGCGGGACGCCGGCGCAAGCGCATCGTGGCCTGGGAGGAGGAGGGCCAGACGGGCGACCCCACGCTCGAGGCGCTCATCGCGAGCACGGACGACGCGGTGCCCATGGCCCCCGAGAAGCCGGGCAAGCAGATCATCCTCACCTCGGGAACCACCGGCACGCCGAAGGGGGCCTCGCGCGCGCCGCTCGCCTCGCTCAACCCGGCGGTGTCGATCCTGTCGAGGATCCCGCTCAGGGCCGGGGAGAAGCACTTCATCGTGGCGCCTCTGTTCCACTCATGGGGCTTCGCGCACTTCTCGCTCGGGATGCTGCTGGGCTCCACGTTCGTGCTGCGGCGGAAGTTCGTGCCCGAGGACACGCTCGCGACCATCGCCCGAGAGCGTCCCACCTCCGCGCCGATGGTACCCGTGATGGCGCAGCGCATCATGGAGCTGCCCGAGGACACCCGCCGCCGCTATGACTGCTCGTCGCTGAAGGCGGTCCCGCTGTCGGGCAGCGCGCTGCCCGGTGAGCTGGCCGTGAAGTTCATGAACGAGTTCGGCGACGTGGCCTACAACCTCTACGGCTCCACCGAGGTGGCCTGGGCCACGATCGCCACCCCGGCCGAGCTGCGCGCCGCGCCCGGCACCGCCGGCCGCCCGCCCGTGGGCACGGTGCTGAAGATCCTCGACGAGCAGGGGCGCGAGCTGCCGCCCGGCCAGACGGGACGCATCTTCGTGGCCAACGAGATGCTGTTCGAGGGCTACACCGGCGGCGGCTCGAAGGACATGGTGAACGGGCTCATGGCCACCGGGGACGTGGGCCACGTCGACGAGGCCGGTCACCTGTTCGTCTCCGGCCGCGACGACGAGATGATCGTCTCCGGCGGCGAGAACGTGTTCCCCCGAGAGGTGGAGGACACGCTCGCGCGCCACGACGCCGTGGCGGAGGTCGCGGTGATCGGCGTGGACGACAAGGACTTCGGCCAGCGCCTCAAGGCCTTCGTCGTGCTGCGCGAGGGGGAGAAGGCCGGCGCCGACGACCTCAAGGCCCACGTCAAGTCCAACCTCGCGCGCTACAAGGTGCCCCGCGACGTGGAGTTCATCGACGAGCTGCCGCGCAACGCCACGGGCAAGGTGCTCAAGCGGGAGCTGATGGAGCGCGAGGAGGCCGAGGCCTCCTCCTGAGACCAGGTTGACACTGCGCCCGCGTGCGACAGCGGTCAGGCTGGGGGCGTGGCCGCTCCCGATGCCTCCGGTCCCCGCGAGGGCCTGATCCTGGCGCTGTTCACGGTGCTCGCGCTCGCCGCCAGCGCGTTCGTGCTGGTGAGCGAGGAGTCGGATGCAGTGGACGACCCGGTGCAGAAGGCCGCGCGCGGGGAGATCGCGGCGCTCGGCGAGCTGTCGCTGCTGCGCGAGCGCAACCTGCGGCGGGCTCTCGACACGATCGAGGCCGGCCCGTATCCGCTCATCGAGACCATCCATGTGAGCGCCGGGGAGGTACGCGCCACCGTCCGGGACGCCGACGGGATCAGGCGAGTCCTGCTGATAGACGCGGGGTTCGACACGGATGAGCGGGACTTCGGCACCGGCACGGGCGAGGCGGTGAGCCCGGCCGAGGTCGACGCCGGCGCACCGGAGCGCATGGTGCGCGAGATCGTGCGCCGGCTGGGGGTGTCCGCGGAGGACGTGGACTACGTCACGGCGAGCTTCTCGAATCGCGCCACCGGCCCCCGCTGGTACATGCCGCTCACCACCGGCCCGGCTCGCGAGCGCCAGTGGATCGCGGAGGCGGACGGCGGCGAGCTGCGCAGGCCGGGCGAGGAGTCGAGATGAGGTACTGGCTCGCCACGCTCGCGGGGCTCGGGCTCTGCCTGGCCGCCGTGGTGGCGGTGGACTGGGGCCTCTACCACCTCATCCGCACCGGCACGTGCGCCTCGGGTGGCCCATACGTCGTCGCCCGGCCGTGCCCGGCCGAAACCGGCGGCCACATAGCCGCGCTGATGGGCGGCATCTTCGGCGGCCTGGCCGGGATCGGCATCTACG
The Thermoleophilaceae bacterium DNA segment above includes these coding regions:
- a CDS encoding 1-acyl-sn-glycerol-3-phosphate acyltransferase, whose product is MAEGVRTRARPSPNGGPPGSTRPSADGLLGGLSPLRLGAALGRAVRARIPRADLDERDPDYIRDTLPGMWLLASFWFRAEVRGLDRIPAAGPVLLVGNHSGGNVTPDTTVFTLAFNTYFGVERRFFQLAHNLVLAMPGLGRLRKYGTVAANPENAEQALDSGAALLVYPGGDYEVHRPSWHAGRVDFNGRKGFIRLALAKDVPIVPVVSAGGQETALFLSRGERLSRLLGLDALLRLKVLPISLALPWGLNVGDMLGHIPLPAKITIQVLDPIDVRAEFGREPDLREVYDEVLGRMQDALDDLQAERRLPVIG
- a CDS encoding AMP-binding protein produces the protein MRIECTETVAAPAERVWELVTDPSRYRDFFAGMTRWDVVSDRERGLGARYDIRLRAGAAEVGSLIEIVEFEERRDMAWTSITGLDQRGRWRLREHEPGSTKVTLRLSYQAPGGLLGLVSDRMGAPIVKQHLERTLENVKRMLDEEGDHQMEGEQTGLLGAVQARLHAAKVLVQAGMIKPERPDRALRALAALREWGRTPAAGYVAGEARRPHDVAIIDELGQLTFAEVNRRTNALANALADAGVSEGDGVGIMCRNHRYFIESTVACSKLGAHALYLNTAFAGPQLAEVVKREKPRLLIYDEEFAELLSEAGRRRKRIVAWEEEGQTGDPTLEALIASTDDAVPMAPEKPGKQIILTSGTTGTPKGASRAPLASLNPAVSILSRIPLRAGEKHFIVAPLFHSWGFAHFSLGMLLGSTFVLRRKFVPEDTLATIARERPTSAPMVPVMAQRIMELPEDTRRRYDCSSLKAVPLSGSALPGELAVKFMNEFGDVAYNLYGSTEVAWATIATPAELRAAPGTAGRPPVGTVLKILDEQGRELPPGQTGRIFVANEMLFEGYTGGGSKDMVNGLMATGDVGHVDEAGHLFVSGRDDEMIVSGGENVFPREVEDTLARHDAVAEVAVIGVDDKDFGQRLKAFVVLREGEKAGADDLKAHVKSNLARYKVPRDVEFIDELPRNATGKVLKRELMEREEAEASS